One window of the Montipora foliosa isolate CH-2021 chromosome 4, ASM3666993v2, whole genome shotgun sequence genome contains the following:
- the LOC138000949 gene encoding uncharacterized protein F54H12.2-like has translation MTSAHPLSAPGANSSLQLFDVPVTDVSIVSSKWIDYEPVQTGTNPIEFVIKPLADYIDINKTELRLVVKITKQDGSPTGDGKKYTLVNNALHSIIKQFTIEINETLVTEQSDTQAYNAYIKTLLNFTEQAKKSYLTKALYYKDTAGHMNEVDNTAESNEGLNRRATFTNNGAEVGLVGVPLCDVFNIDKLLLDGLEIKVKVDLNNDAFVLMAGETPNNCKLKVMSSTLRIRTVRVADSVKLEHVQIMQGHKGSAALPAIYTLTRTPTQARIIPQGVLNHTETDLFHGFIPQCIIFGLVRNDAFNGNLARNPFNFELFDLQDIRLTVNGEEMPYSALDLTGGKKIDGYNTLFSGSGDMNCGHGLDIDRVDWENGYGLFRFDLTPAGSGHPDHLIPHRTGNVNLYLKFGTQTNSVLNLIVYAEFQNQLEIDRNRRVVYDLSQGS, from the coding sequence ATGACATCAGCACACCCTCTCTCAGCCCCTGGTGCGAATTCAAGTTTACAATTGTTTGATGTACCTGTGACAGATGTGTCGATTGTTAGCAGCAAATGGATCGATTACGAACCGGTTCAAACGGGAACTAATCCCATCGAGTTTGTCATCAAACCGTTAGCTGACTACATTGACATTAACAAGACAGAGCTGCGATTGGTAGTAAAGATAACCAAACAAGATGGATCGCCCACAGGGGATGGTAAGAAGTACACTCTGGTCAACAACGCCCTTCATTCCATCATCAAACAGTTTACCATCGAGATCAACGAAACGCTGGTAACAGAACAGTCAGACACTCAAGCATACAATGCTTACATCAAGACCTTATTGAACTTTACGGAACAGGCCAAGAAATCGTACTTAACCAAAGCTCTGTATTACAAAGACACTGCTGGACACATGAATGAAGTAGATAATACAGCAGAAAGTAATGAGGGTCTGAATAGAAGAGCCACATTTACTAACAACGGCGCAGAAGTTGGGTTGGTCGGAGTACCTCTTTGTGACGTGTTTAATATTGACAAGTTGTTGCTTGACGGTTTGGAGATCAAAGTCAAAGTGGATCTGAACAACGATGCTTTTGTTCTAATGGCTGGGGAGACTCCAAACAACTGCAAACTAAAGGTCATGTCGAGTACGCTTCGCATACGCACAGTGCGTGTTGCAGACAGTGTGAAACTAGAACATGTACAGATCATGCAAGGTCACAAAGGGAGCGCAGCGCTACCAGCCATCTATACCCTAACCAGAACCCCTACGCAGGCAAGGATCATCCCTCAAGGAGTCTTAAATCACACTGAGACAGATCTATTCCACGGTTTCATTCCTCAGTGCATCATTTTTGGGCTCGTGCGAAACGATGCCTTCAACGGAAACCTTGCAAGAAATCCTTTCAACTTTGAGCTGTTTGACCTGCAAGACATTCGGCTGACTGTGAATGGAGAAGAAATGCCTTATTCTGCGCTGGATCTGACGGGTGGAAAAAAGATCGATGGTTACAACACGCTGTTTTCAGGAAGTGGAGACATGAATTGTGGGCACGGGCTTGACATTGATAGAGTGGATTGGGAAAACGGGTACGGTTTGTTCCGTTTTGATTTGACACCGGCAGGAAGTGGACATCCCGATCATCTGATACCTCATCGAACGGGTAACGTGAACCTGTACCTGAAATTTGGAACTCAAACGAACTCAGTTCTGAATTTAATTGTGTACGCAGAATTTCAGAATCAGTTGGAAATTGATCGCAATCGTCGCGTGGTCTACGATTTGTCACAAGGCTCTTAG